A genomic window from Haliaeetus albicilla chromosome 10, bHalAlb1.1, whole genome shotgun sequence includes:
- the TSHZ3 gene encoding teashirt homolog 3 isoform X1, which yields MPRRKQQAPRRAAAYVSDELKAAALVEEDVEPDENAVDGEPSAKYACPEKDFSKNCQSYQNSPAAEFSSHEMDSESHISETSDRMADFESSSIKNEEESKEVSIPLEDSTVSDSLEQMKAVYNNFLSNSYWSNLNLNLHQPISEKNNGSSSSSSSSSSSCGSGSFDWHQTAMAKTLQQVSQSRILPEPSLFSTVQLYRQSSKLYGSIFTGASKFRCKDCSAAYDTLVELTVHMNETGHYRDDNHETDNNNPKRWSKPRKRSLLEMEGKEDAQKVLKCMYCGHSFESLQDLSVHMIKTKHYQKVPLKEPVTPVAAKIIPATRKKASLELELPSSPDSTGGTPKATISDTNDALQKNSNPYITPNNRYGHQNGASYAWHFEARKSQILKCMECGSSHDTLQELTAHMMVTGHFIKVTNSAMKKGKPIIEAPATPTITSLVDEKVQSVPLAATTFTSPSNTPSSVSPKLNVEIKKEVDKERGSADDKMKDKEKSSEDEEKYDISSKYHYLTENDLEESPKGGLDILKSLENTVTSAINKAQNGTPSWGGYPSIHAAYQLPNMMKLSLGSSGKSTPLKPMFGNSDLVSPTKNQPLVSPPSSQTSPVPKTNFHAMEELVKKVTEKVAKVEEKMKEPEGKLSPMKRATPSPCSSEVSEPLKMESSNDGGFKSQQNSPVPQRDGCKDSPTVEPVENGKEPVKSIVSSLSSSTAIITDHPPEQPFVNPLSALQSVMNIHLGKAAKPSLPALDPMSMLFKMSNSLAEKAAVATPPLQSKKPDHLDRYFYHVNNDQPIDLTKGKSDKSCSLGSALLSSTSTSSASSSSTVTTAKTSAVVSFMSNSPLRENALSDISDMLKNLTESHTSKSSTPSSISEKSDIDGTTIEEPEESTPAQKRKGRQSNWNPQHLLILQAQFAASLRQTSEGKYIMSDLSPQERMHISRFTGLSMTTISHWLANVKYQLRRTGGTKFLKNLDTGHPVFFCNDCASQIRTPSTYISHLESHLGFRLRDLSKLSSEQINNQIAQAKSPSEKLVTSSPEEDIGTSYQCKLCNRTFASKHAVKLHLSKTHGKSPEDHLLYVSELEKQ from the coding sequence CCTATGTTTCAGACGaactaaaagcagcagcactggtggAAGAAGATGTGGAACCTGATGAAAATGCAGTTGACGGGGAGCCTTCAGCAAAGTATGCATGTCCAGAAAAAGACTTCAGTAAGAACTGCCAAAGCTACCAAAACTCTCCAGCAGCTGAATTTTCTAGCCATGAAATGGACAGTGAGTCACATATCAGTGAGACAAGTGACCGCATGGCAGACTTCGAGAGCAGCTCTATTAAAAACGAGGAAGAGAGCAAGGAGGTTTCGATACCACTGGAAGACTCTACTGTATCTGATAGTTTAGAACAAATGAAAGCCGTATATAATAACTTCCTCTCCAATTCCTACTGGTCCAATCTCAATCTGAACCTTCACCAGCCGatttcagaaaagaacaatggtagcagcagcagtagcagcagcagcagtagcagtTGTGGAAGTGGCAGCTTTGACTGGCACCAGACTGCTATGGCTAAAACACTGCAGCAAGTTTCTCAGAGCAGAATTCTTCCTGAACCGAGTCTTTTTAGCACAGTTCAATTGTACAGACAAAGCAGTAAGCTTTATGGCTCTATATTTACTGGAGCCAGTAAATTCCGCTGTAAAGACTGCAGCGCTGCCTATGATACTTTAGTAGAATTAACAGTGCACATGAATGAAACGGGACATTATCGAGATGACAACCATGAAACTGATAACAATAACCCCAAAAGATGGTCCAAACCTCGTAAACGTTCTTTGCttgaaatggaagggaaagaagatgcCCAGAAAGTATTAAAGTGTATGTACTGTGGTCATTCATTTGAATCTCTTCAGGATTTGAGTGTTCATAtgatcaaaacaaaacactaccaAAAAGTGCCTCTGAAGGAACCTGTTACACCTGTAGCAGCAAAAATCAtcccagctactagaaagaaagcATCACTGGAGCTTGAACTTCCAAGTTCTCCAGACTCCACAGGTGGGACACCAAAAGCAACAATCTCGGATACCAACGATGCACTTCAAAAGAATTCTAATCCTTACATTACGCCAAATAATCGCTATGGTCACCAGAACGGTGCCAGCTATGCCTGGCACTTTGAGGCGAGGAAATCTCAAATTCTGAAGTGCATGGAGTGCGGAAGTTCACATGACACTCTGCAGGAACTCACGGCTCACATGATGGTGACGGGACATTTTATTAAAGTCACCAACTCTGCCATGAAAAAAGGGAAGCCAATTATAGAAGCCCCAGCAACACCAACAATAACATCCTTAGTAGATGAGAAAGTCCAGTCTGTGCCCCTAGCTGCCACCACTTTTACGTCTCCTTCCAATACACCTTCTAGTGTTTCCCCTAAAttaaatgttgaaataaaaaaagaagtagatAAAGAAAGAGGCAGTGCTGATgacaaaatgaaagacaaagaaaagtcAAGTGAAGATGAGGAGAAGTATGATATCTCCTCAAAATACCATTACTTGACTGAAAATGACCTAGAAGAAAGCCCTAAGGGGGGATTAGATATATTGAAGTCTTTAGAAAACACAGTTACATCAGCTATAAACAAAGCCCAGAATGGCACACCAAGCTGGGGTGGCTACCCCAGCATTCATGCTGCCTATCAGCTGCCTAATATGATGAAGCTGTCATTGGGTTCATCTGGGAAGAGTACACCATTAAAACCTATGTTTGGAAACAGTGACCTAGTGTCACCAACTAAAAACCAGCCCTTGGTGTCTCCACCAAGCAGTCAGACCTCACCTGTGCCAAAAACAAACTTCCATGCCATGGAAGAGTTGGTAAAGAAAGTCACCGAGAAGGTGGCtaaagtggaggaaaaaatgaaagagccGGAAGGAAAGCTTTCTCCAATGAAGCGTGCGACGCCTTCGCCATGCAGTAGTGAAGTCAGTGAACCCCTTAAGATGGAGTCCTCCAATGATGGTGGCTTCAAAAGCCAGCAGAACAGCCCAGTCCCTCAGAGAGATGGTTGCAAGGATAGTCCAACTGTAGAACCTGTGGAAAACGGGAAAGAGCCTGTGAAGTCCATCGTAAGTTCtttgagcagcagcacagctatCATTACTGATCATCCTCCCGAACAGCCATTTGTAAATCCATTAAGTGCACTGCAATCTGTCATGAATATTCACCTTGGGAAGGCAGCAAAGCCGTCTTTGCCCGCTTTGGATCCAATGagcatgctttttaaaatgagcaaCAGTTTGGCGGAAAAGGCTGCAGTGGCCACCCCACCTCTACAGTCCAAAAAACCAGACCACTTAGACCGTTATTTTTATCATGTCAACAATGACCAACCCATAGATTTGACGAAAGGCAAGAGTGACAAAAGCTGCTCTTTGGGTTCAGCGCTTTTGTCATCCACATCGACATCTTCTGCATCTTCTTCATCTACAGTGACAACAGCAAAGACATCTGCAGTCGTGTCATTCATGTCAAACTCGCCGCTACGCGAGAATGCCTTGTCAGATATATCTGATATGCTGAAGAACCTGACAGAAAGTCACACATCAAAATCTTCCACACCTTCCAGCATATCTGAGAAATCTGACATTGATGGTACCACAATAGAGGAACCAGAAGAGAGTACACcagcacagaaaaggaagggacgTCAGTCTAACTGGAACCCTCAGCACTTGCTCATATTGCAGGCCCAGTTTGCAGCTAGTTTACGGCAGACTTCAGAGGGGAAATACATCATGTCAGACTTGAGCCCTCAAGAAAGAATGCACATTTCCAGGTTTACGGGACTTTCAATGACCACAATTAGCCACTGGCTAGCCAATGTGAAATACCAGCTCCGAAGGACGGGGGGAACTAAGTTCCTTAAAAATTTGGACACTGGGCACCCAGTGTTCTTTTGTAATGACTGTGCTTCACAGATCAGAACTCCTTCAACTTATATCAGTCATCTTGAATCGCATCTGGGTTTCAGGTTAAGAGACTTGTCCAAACTGTCCAGTGAACAGATTAACAATCAGATAGCACAAGCAAAGTCACCGTCTGAAAAACTGGTGACGTCCTCTCCAGAGGAAGATATCGGAACTTCTTATCAGTGCAAACTTTGTAACAGGACTTTTGCAAGCAAGCATGCTGTTAAACTTCATCTTAGTAAAACACATGGGAAGTCACCAGAGGATCATCTTCTGTATGTTTCAGAGTTAGAGAAGCAGTAG
- the TSHZ3 gene encoding teashirt homolog 3 isoform X2: protein MDSESHISETSDRMADFESSSIKNEEESKEVSIPLEDSTVSDSLEQMKAVYNNFLSNSYWSNLNLNLHQPISEKNNGSSSSSSSSSSSCGSGSFDWHQTAMAKTLQQVSQSRILPEPSLFSTVQLYRQSSKLYGSIFTGASKFRCKDCSAAYDTLVELTVHMNETGHYRDDNHETDNNNPKRWSKPRKRSLLEMEGKEDAQKVLKCMYCGHSFESLQDLSVHMIKTKHYQKVPLKEPVTPVAAKIIPATRKKASLELELPSSPDSTGGTPKATISDTNDALQKNSNPYITPNNRYGHQNGASYAWHFEARKSQILKCMECGSSHDTLQELTAHMMVTGHFIKVTNSAMKKGKPIIEAPATPTITSLVDEKVQSVPLAATTFTSPSNTPSSVSPKLNVEIKKEVDKERGSADDKMKDKEKSSEDEEKYDISSKYHYLTENDLEESPKGGLDILKSLENTVTSAINKAQNGTPSWGGYPSIHAAYQLPNMMKLSLGSSGKSTPLKPMFGNSDLVSPTKNQPLVSPPSSQTSPVPKTNFHAMEELVKKVTEKVAKVEEKMKEPEGKLSPMKRATPSPCSSEVSEPLKMESSNDGGFKSQQNSPVPQRDGCKDSPTVEPVENGKEPVKSIVSSLSSSTAIITDHPPEQPFVNPLSALQSVMNIHLGKAAKPSLPALDPMSMLFKMSNSLAEKAAVATPPLQSKKPDHLDRYFYHVNNDQPIDLTKGKSDKSCSLGSALLSSTSTSSASSSSTVTTAKTSAVVSFMSNSPLRENALSDISDMLKNLTESHTSKSSTPSSISEKSDIDGTTIEEPEESTPAQKRKGRQSNWNPQHLLILQAQFAASLRQTSEGKYIMSDLSPQERMHISRFTGLSMTTISHWLANVKYQLRRTGGTKFLKNLDTGHPVFFCNDCASQIRTPSTYISHLESHLGFRLRDLSKLSSEQINNQIAQAKSPSEKLVTSSPEEDIGTSYQCKLCNRTFASKHAVKLHLSKTHGKSPEDHLLYVSELEKQ, encoded by the coding sequence ATGGACAGTGAGTCACATATCAGTGAGACAAGTGACCGCATGGCAGACTTCGAGAGCAGCTCTATTAAAAACGAGGAAGAGAGCAAGGAGGTTTCGATACCACTGGAAGACTCTACTGTATCTGATAGTTTAGAACAAATGAAAGCCGTATATAATAACTTCCTCTCCAATTCCTACTGGTCCAATCTCAATCTGAACCTTCACCAGCCGatttcagaaaagaacaatggtagcagcagcagtagcagcagcagcagtagcagtTGTGGAAGTGGCAGCTTTGACTGGCACCAGACTGCTATGGCTAAAACACTGCAGCAAGTTTCTCAGAGCAGAATTCTTCCTGAACCGAGTCTTTTTAGCACAGTTCAATTGTACAGACAAAGCAGTAAGCTTTATGGCTCTATATTTACTGGAGCCAGTAAATTCCGCTGTAAAGACTGCAGCGCTGCCTATGATACTTTAGTAGAATTAACAGTGCACATGAATGAAACGGGACATTATCGAGATGACAACCATGAAACTGATAACAATAACCCCAAAAGATGGTCCAAACCTCGTAAACGTTCTTTGCttgaaatggaagggaaagaagatgcCCAGAAAGTATTAAAGTGTATGTACTGTGGTCATTCATTTGAATCTCTTCAGGATTTGAGTGTTCATAtgatcaaaacaaaacactaccaAAAAGTGCCTCTGAAGGAACCTGTTACACCTGTAGCAGCAAAAATCAtcccagctactagaaagaaagcATCACTGGAGCTTGAACTTCCAAGTTCTCCAGACTCCACAGGTGGGACACCAAAAGCAACAATCTCGGATACCAACGATGCACTTCAAAAGAATTCTAATCCTTACATTACGCCAAATAATCGCTATGGTCACCAGAACGGTGCCAGCTATGCCTGGCACTTTGAGGCGAGGAAATCTCAAATTCTGAAGTGCATGGAGTGCGGAAGTTCACATGACACTCTGCAGGAACTCACGGCTCACATGATGGTGACGGGACATTTTATTAAAGTCACCAACTCTGCCATGAAAAAAGGGAAGCCAATTATAGAAGCCCCAGCAACACCAACAATAACATCCTTAGTAGATGAGAAAGTCCAGTCTGTGCCCCTAGCTGCCACCACTTTTACGTCTCCTTCCAATACACCTTCTAGTGTTTCCCCTAAAttaaatgttgaaataaaaaaagaagtagatAAAGAAAGAGGCAGTGCTGATgacaaaatgaaagacaaagaaaagtcAAGTGAAGATGAGGAGAAGTATGATATCTCCTCAAAATACCATTACTTGACTGAAAATGACCTAGAAGAAAGCCCTAAGGGGGGATTAGATATATTGAAGTCTTTAGAAAACACAGTTACATCAGCTATAAACAAAGCCCAGAATGGCACACCAAGCTGGGGTGGCTACCCCAGCATTCATGCTGCCTATCAGCTGCCTAATATGATGAAGCTGTCATTGGGTTCATCTGGGAAGAGTACACCATTAAAACCTATGTTTGGAAACAGTGACCTAGTGTCACCAACTAAAAACCAGCCCTTGGTGTCTCCACCAAGCAGTCAGACCTCACCTGTGCCAAAAACAAACTTCCATGCCATGGAAGAGTTGGTAAAGAAAGTCACCGAGAAGGTGGCtaaagtggaggaaaaaatgaaagagccGGAAGGAAAGCTTTCTCCAATGAAGCGTGCGACGCCTTCGCCATGCAGTAGTGAAGTCAGTGAACCCCTTAAGATGGAGTCCTCCAATGATGGTGGCTTCAAAAGCCAGCAGAACAGCCCAGTCCCTCAGAGAGATGGTTGCAAGGATAGTCCAACTGTAGAACCTGTGGAAAACGGGAAAGAGCCTGTGAAGTCCATCGTAAGTTCtttgagcagcagcacagctatCATTACTGATCATCCTCCCGAACAGCCATTTGTAAATCCATTAAGTGCACTGCAATCTGTCATGAATATTCACCTTGGGAAGGCAGCAAAGCCGTCTTTGCCCGCTTTGGATCCAATGagcatgctttttaaaatgagcaaCAGTTTGGCGGAAAAGGCTGCAGTGGCCACCCCACCTCTACAGTCCAAAAAACCAGACCACTTAGACCGTTATTTTTATCATGTCAACAATGACCAACCCATAGATTTGACGAAAGGCAAGAGTGACAAAAGCTGCTCTTTGGGTTCAGCGCTTTTGTCATCCACATCGACATCTTCTGCATCTTCTTCATCTACAGTGACAACAGCAAAGACATCTGCAGTCGTGTCATTCATGTCAAACTCGCCGCTACGCGAGAATGCCTTGTCAGATATATCTGATATGCTGAAGAACCTGACAGAAAGTCACACATCAAAATCTTCCACACCTTCCAGCATATCTGAGAAATCTGACATTGATGGTACCACAATAGAGGAACCAGAAGAGAGTACACcagcacagaaaaggaagggacgTCAGTCTAACTGGAACCCTCAGCACTTGCTCATATTGCAGGCCCAGTTTGCAGCTAGTTTACGGCAGACTTCAGAGGGGAAATACATCATGTCAGACTTGAGCCCTCAAGAAAGAATGCACATTTCCAGGTTTACGGGACTTTCAATGACCACAATTAGCCACTGGCTAGCCAATGTGAAATACCAGCTCCGAAGGACGGGGGGAACTAAGTTCCTTAAAAATTTGGACACTGGGCACCCAGTGTTCTTTTGTAATGACTGTGCTTCACAGATCAGAACTCCTTCAACTTATATCAGTCATCTTGAATCGCATCTGGGTTTCAGGTTAAGAGACTTGTCCAAACTGTCCAGTGAACAGATTAACAATCAGATAGCACAAGCAAAGTCACCGTCTGAAAAACTGGTGACGTCCTCTCCAGAGGAAGATATCGGAACTTCTTATCAGTGCAAACTTTGTAACAGGACTTTTGCAAGCAAGCATGCTGTTAAACTTCATCTTAGTAAAACACATGGGAAGTCACCAGAGGATCATCTTCTGTATGTTTCAGAGTTAGAGAAGCAGTAG